A single Mercenaria mercenaria strain notata chromosome 9, MADL_Memer_1, whole genome shotgun sequence DNA region contains:
- the LOC123546975 gene encoding uncharacterized protein LOC123546975, which translates to MTNYVVYDSEGEVDGIKTYAHKMMAVLKQYTTDVKFSPLSSWNASENNRNNVVYITSIENEDFHTKVKQLFLKGLSNCMVVLQYSPADENHVNKFKTSVKNSLKKLEPNKLARKQITKETLDRIETVKFVKNVSQWWPKVLKFLIQAPVNRNSNLAREIGVFFKIDWDNDAQVEWLESQRNTLENVFKVQCRHNDSLMAEDTYIKYSTCVVMYVDRSLYQDLRSRSARKDGKKRMLESIKETRDACNRHGTKFQVFIDQAGVKLTNVLATDYSLKIVGNGMMFHWMGLLSMLNLIRVGKKPDMMFYSKKDREEQELNKFRPDFYPHLFRIVHSPREGIQRLASPSSVLADTLQKAGSVKEVSYQSMDAVVIDSDDSTVRPLWLCCTQFMALRAAV; encoded by the exons ATGACCAATTACGTAGTGTATGACAGTGAAGGAGAAGTGGATGGAATAAAGACGTATGCTCATAAAATGATGGCTGTTCTTAAACAATATACCACTGATGTGAAATTTTCTCCGCTGTCGAGTTGGAATGCGAGTGAAAATAATAGAAACAACGTTGTTTATATCACATCAATTGAAAACGAGGATTTTCATACTAAGGTCAAACAACTTTTCCTTAAAGGGTTGTCAAATTGTATGGTAGTGTTGCAATATTCACCAGCAGACGAGAACCACGTGAACAAATTCAAAACCAGTGTCAAAAATTCTCTGAAAAAACTAGAACCAAACAAACTAGCCCGGAAGCAGATAACAAAAGAAACGTTGGATAGAATAGAAACTGTAAAATTCGTGAAGAATGTTTCACAGTGGTGGCCTAAAGTGTTGAAGTTTTTAATCCAAGCACCAGTCAATAGAAATAGTAATCTGGCACGGGAAATCGGAGTTTTCTTTAAGATAGACTGGGACAATGATGCTCAAGTTGAATGGCTGGAATCGCAAAGGAACACCCTGGAGAATGTGTTCAAGGTTCAATGCCGTCATAACGATAGTTTAATGGCTGAAGATACGTACATCAAATATTCTACCTGCGTCGTGATGTACGTTGACAGAAGTTTGTATCAAGATCTTAGGTCCAGGTCAGCACGAAAGGATGGGAAAAAGAGAATGCTTGAATCGATAAAAGAAACACGTGACGCATGCAACAGACATGGcaccaagtttcaagtttttattGATCAAGCGGGAGTAAAACTGACGAACGTTTTAGCCACTGACTATTCACTGAAGATTGTTGGCAATGGGATGATGTTTCACTGGATGGGGCTTCTGTCTATGCTGAACCTTA TTCGAGTTGGCAAGAAACCAGACATGATGTTTTATTCGAAGAAAGATCGAGAAGAACAGGAGCTAAACAAGTTCAGACCAGACTTTTATCCCCATTTATTTCGGATAGTTCATAGTCCAAGGGAAG GTATACAAAGACTTGCCAGCCCTTCATCTGTTCTAGCGGACACTTTACAAAAAGCAGGTAGTGTGAAGGAAGTCAGCTACCAGAGTATGGACGCTGTGGTTATTGACTCGGATGACAGCACTGTCAGGCCTTTGTGGTTGTGTTGTACCCAGTTTATGGCACTTAGAGCAgcagtttaa